The Lucilia cuprina isolate Lc7/37 chromosome 5, ASM2204524v1, whole genome shotgun sequence genome includes a window with the following:
- the LOC111679168 gene encoding sodium- and chloride-dependent GABA transporter 1 isoform X2, with the protein MQENDNFLCSTDNKHYKICPKMQIPTTKYLADYLYVVHEDVPFRYYRKTKCSVFRGLVLCICLNVTYANVVRFPREMDKYGLAYLIPYLILLFLVGLPIVLLEISVGQFLGQGAAHTWRSSPIFKGACIVSRFASWVSTVWVSLQAVMALAYVGMFAFNSFPFRECLGNLRLAADGYALSNISGQECMEKTFLTPFWENPFFYGILSIGLIGLWAVVMLCTHNGRVLRRVLFIFGLLGFLLLCCLTGWEIHNSLDKITPYFPPLYGFTKEYLYESNLWFSALMQVIFALNCGFGVLPMITGKFLYKGDAVRTSVVYLCFNLLINAIAVTLFMIQFDHSANGAYMIEELKPLTTIYDRILYDKPLYELWIKLLPSLVYVLVVISCFITIVVGIYTCTRLVPRHPNYVISLVGLVASIISLSAPKFYIARLLDSRIVGTMIITALVFELIAVTWIYGVKNIYTDLEFSIGRPIYKIWLGLWCICPAILTGLLVWWCSDDDEFDLLANIMPRWAPILFVLFVIMVIACIQIFRQVEYNFFGMICEASKSAKEWGPADPLARHAWKQWRSVCQDTGQRDFTLRRRGTRDYTHSIKKGQYSTSNKYANGTAGMAGSTNNQHNNWKSSTPGNSSPNYSGSVFGDSAIEEDISVDKFPGITQQFVPFHSNETNNKPARQSHRSRSQPRTGHQLPQPQQPQATTTTQRLQHHSSQIELRPNNTEPNTSSNTTNTKHREIVYIRRLSSEEGQHATRIEITPSQESISYAPTRNPMARSSGSHGNANNYVKRTSSSSKMENNRNISKPTPLAADVNNSDHICWRKFSMNPQEYSTEL; encoded by the exons ATGCAAgaaaatgacaattttttatGCTCGACTgataataaacattataaaatctGTCCTAAAATGCAAATACCCACAACAAAGTATTTAGCAGATTATCTCTATGTTGTACACGAGGATGTGCCATTTCGTTATTATCGCAAA ACAAAATGTTCGGTATTTCGTGGTCTAGTATTGTGCATCTGCCTAAATGTTACCTACGCCAATGTTGTTCGTTTTCCCCGTGAAATGGATAAATACGGTTTAGCGTATTTGATTCCATACTTAATACTATTATTTCTAGTCGGTTTACCCATTGTACTGTTGGAGATATCAGTGGGACAATTTTTGGGACAAGGTGCAGCACATACATGGAGATCATCACCGATATTTAAAG GAGCCTGTATTGTCAGTCGTTTTGCCTCTTGGGTTTCTACCGTCTGGGTGTCTCTGCAGGCCGTTATGGCCTTGGCTTATGTGGGCATGTTTGCCTTTAACAGCTTTCCCTTTAGAGAGTGTTTGGGTAATTTAAGATTGGCGGCG gATGGTTATGCCTTAAGCAATATCAGTGGCCAAGAATGTATGGAAAAGACTTTTCTAACTCCCTTCTGGGAAAATCCATTCTTTTATGGTATATTATCGATTGGTTTGATTGGCCTATGGGCGGTGGTAATGTTgtg caCACATAATGGCCGTGTTTTACGTCGAGTTCTATTTATTTTCGGTTTATTGGGCTTTCTATTGTTGTGCTGTCTTACCGGTTGGGAGATTCACAATTCACTGGATAAAATTACGCCATATTTTCCACCCTTATATGGTTTTACCAAGGAATATTTGTATGAAAGTAATCTGTGGTTTAGCGCCCTAATGCAAGTTATATTTGCCTTAAATTGTGGTTTTGGTGTTTTGCCCATGATTACTGGAAAGTTTCTGTATAAAGGTGATGCTGTACGTACCTCAGtggtttatttatgttttaatctACTGATTAATGCCATAGCAGTTACACTGTTTATGATACAATTCGATCATTCGGCCAATGGTGCCTATATGATAGAGGAATTGAAACCGTTGACTACCATATATGATCGGATATTGTATGACAAACCGCTATATGAATTGTGGATTAAGTTATTACCCTCTTTGGTTTATGTTTTGGTGGTGATCTCTTGCTTTATAACCATAGTAGTGGGTATTTATACTTGCACTAGACTGGTGCCTAGACATCCAAATTATGTCATCAGTTTGGTGGGTTTAGTGGCGTCCATAATTTCCTTATCGGCTCCTAAGTTTTATATAGCTAGATTATTGGATTCTCGCATTGTGGGTACTATGATTATAACAGCTTTGGTATTTGAGCTGATAGCTGTGACGTGGATTTATGGTGTGAAAAATATCTATACTGATTTGGAATTTTCCATAGGTCGTCCAATTTATAAGATATGGTTGGGTTTGTGGTGTATATGTCCGGCCATTTTGACGGGCCTTTTGGTCTGGTGGTGTTCAGATGATGATGAATTCGATTTATTGGCTAATATTATGCCTAGATGGGCTcctatattatttgttttatttgttataatggTTATAGCTTGTATACAGATCTTCCGTCAAGTGGAGTATAATTTCTTTGGCATGATATGTGAGGCTTCTAAGTCAGCCAAAGAATGGGGTCCTGCCGATCCTTTGGCCAGACATGCCTGGAAACAATGGCGTTCTGTATGCCAAGATACTGGACAAAGAGATTTTACCTTAAGACGTCGTGGCACCAGAGACTATACACACTCTATTAAAAAGGGGCAATATTCCACCTCGAATAAATATGCTAATGGGACAGCAGGAATGGCGGGTAGTACAAATAATCAGCATAACAATTGGAAATCTTCTACACCAGGCAATAGTTCTCCCAATTACAGTGGTTCGGTATTTGGTGACTCAGCCATAGAGGAAGATATAAGTGTGGATAAGTTTCCAGGAATAACACAACAATTTGTGCCATTTCATAGCAATGAAACTAACAATAAACCTGCCAGACAATCACACCGATCACGCAGTCAACCGCGTACCGGACATCAACTGCCACAACCACAACAACcccaagcaacaacaacaacacaaagaCTACAACATCACAGCAGTCAAATAGAATTACGTCCTAATAATACAGAACCCAACACCAGCTCCAACACAACCAACACCAAACATCGTGAAATTGTCTATATTAGACGTTTATCCTCTGAAGAGGGACAACATGCTACACGCATAGAAATTACACCCTCCCAAGAATCAATATCATATGCACCCACCCGCAATCCCATGGCCAGATCCAGTGGATCGCATGGTAATGCCAACAATTATGTTAAACGTACTTCCAGCTCATcgaaaatggaaaataatcGTAATATTTCTAAGCCTACACCCTTAGCGGCCGATGTTAATAATAGTGATCATATATGTTGGCGTAAATTTTCCATGAATCCTCAAGAATATTCTACAGAATTGTGA